The proteins below are encoded in one region of Halorhodospira halochloris:
- a CDS encoding methyl-accepting chemotaxis protein, which produces MMTNMWHRIALRSRIFFVISILLVIILTALVVLQSKLTARDRLEHLEHTQLPASLQGIAAQIQSEISPSIARSGALAENTFILDWIRDGAPQDRLPVIKEAMREAYKSIDFSGVFMAINAENQLYFIFYQDEELQMREMSAENPDDEWYYAFVKSGADFELNLDTNEFAGDDLLMFVNYRSAEESENNRPLNVAGGAINMATIAGMIREHRIAERGQTMLVDADGIVDMHPDLDLVGQLDLSQREGSDTLFGHRDQAGNILEVEWEESERFVGSVWIPELQRYLVSEVPTEEIQEQISANQRVTFAAGGALLLISVILLHPLIGTLVAPLGNLRKQVNTIADDLDLRKDLHTRDQAEIGELSSQLNHFLERLREVLVDIQAASDEIDGISRQLSDGARRTDESLESHHQALDQVNASVSDIADRVAETAQQARDASGASNEGSALLENLESGMVTSYKEVKELDEAMRSAQSHMDTLNKQIDQVVEAMKTIDTITEQTEILALNASIEAARAGNTGRGFSVVADEVKALASRTQLSTAEVNQVIADLREANAVMVEQMAQSADKSHKAVDWLQQAQEHLQSLNLRFNDILSQNDSIAAAAASQEQEVQQIHRGLQEIAEQGHYSGEIAARAREASESLGERIASFRERVRAFKSY; this is translated from the coding sequence ATGATGACCAACATGTGGCACCGCATAGCTCTTCGTAGTCGTATTTTTTTTGTTATTTCGATTTTGCTGGTTATCATTTTAACCGCACTTGTGGTGTTGCAGTCTAAACTGACGGCGCGCGACCGCCTCGAACACCTAGAGCACACCCAACTTCCCGCCTCTCTGCAAGGAATAGCGGCACAAATTCAATCAGAAATCAGTCCTTCTATCGCTAGATCCGGCGCCCTAGCCGAGAACACCTTTATCCTCGATTGGATCCGCGATGGCGCACCGCAAGACCGGCTTCCTGTCATCAAGGAAGCCATGCGAGAAGCCTATAAGTCTATCGACTTTAGTGGCGTTTTTATGGCTATCAATGCAGAAAATCAACTGTATTTCATTTTTTACCAAGACGAAGAGCTGCAGATGCGTGAGATGTCTGCCGAAAACCCAGACGATGAGTGGTATTATGCTTTCGTCAAGAGCGGCGCAGACTTCGAACTCAACCTGGATACCAATGAGTTCGCCGGCGATGATTTGCTGATGTTCGTGAATTATCGCAGCGCAGAAGAATCCGAGAACAACCGCCCACTGAACGTCGCCGGCGGGGCCATCAACATGGCTACAATAGCCGGGATGATCAGAGAGCATCGCATTGCTGAAAGGGGGCAGACGATGCTAGTAGATGCCGACGGTATCGTAGATATGCACCCCGATCTGGATTTGGTCGGGCAGCTAGATCTTTCACAGCGGGAGGGGTCTGATACCCTGTTCGGCCATAGAGATCAAGCAGGAAATATACTCGAGGTAGAATGGGAAGAAAGCGAGCGCTTTGTCGGGTCAGTTTGGATCCCTGAGCTGCAGCGATATCTAGTCTCTGAAGTTCCGACCGAAGAGATCCAGGAACAGATCAGCGCTAATCAAAGAGTGACATTTGCTGCTGGGGGCGCTCTACTACTGATCTCTGTGATCCTGCTCCACCCGTTGATTGGTACCTTAGTCGCGCCTCTTGGCAATTTGCGTAAGCAGGTAAACACCATCGCCGATGATCTTGACCTGCGTAAAGATTTGCATACTCGCGATCAGGCGGAGATAGGCGAACTCTCTAGCCAGCTCAACCACTTTTTGGAGAGATTGCGTGAAGTGCTAGTTGATATACAAGCTGCGAGTGATGAGATCGATGGCATCAGCCGACAGCTGAGCGATGGTGCGCGTAGAACTGATGAGTCGCTTGAGAGCCACCACCAAGCGCTTGACCAAGTTAACGCCAGTGTCTCTGATATCGCCGATCGGGTAGCCGAAACAGCGCAGCAAGCACGAGATGCCAGTGGGGCCTCAAATGAGGGAAGTGCCTTACTCGAGAATTTGGAAAGCGGCATGGTGACCAGTTACAAGGAGGTTAAAGAACTTGATGAAGCTATGCGCTCCGCTCAATCCCATATGGACACCCTAAACAAGCAGATCGACCAGGTCGTGGAGGCGATGAAGACAATCGATACCATCACCGAACAGACCGAAATTCTTGCACTTAATGCCTCTATCGAAGCAGCACGGGCCGGGAATACCGGCCGCGGGTTTAGTGTAGTGGCTGATGAGGTTAAGGCCCTAGCGTCACGCACACAATTATCGACGGCCGAGGTAAATCAGGTTATTGCCGATCTGCGCGAAGCTAACGCAGTGATGGTCGAGCAGATGGCTCAAAGTGCGGATAAATCGCATAAGGCCGTAGACTGGCTACAGCAAGCACAAGAGCATCTGCAATCTTTGAACCTGAGGTTCAATGACATACTCAGCCAAAATGACAGCATAGCTGCTGCTGCCGCGTCACAAGAGCAGGAAGTTCAGCAGATTCATCGCGGCCTGCAGGAGATTGCGGAACAAGGTCATTATTCTGGAGAAATAGCAGCACGTGCACGAGAGGCAAGCGAGAGCCTAGGTGAACGCATCGCCAGTTTCCGCGAGCGTGTCCGAGCATTTAAATCTTACTAG
- a CDS encoding DUF86 domain-containing protein, translated as MASSLTYDATLCNLELIGEAATHISDEVRDEHPEIPWRMIIATRNRLIHGYLGIDDDTLWSIIQDDVPRLLPQLKALKDEVQSWNPADS; from the coding sequence GTGGCCAGTAGTCTCACTTACGATGCCACCCTGTGCAATCTGGAGCTGATCGGCGAAGCCGCCACCCATATTTCGGATGAGGTTCGGGACGAGCATCCTGAAATCCCCTGGAGGATGATCATCGCCACCCGCAACCGCCTCATCCACGGCTACCTCGGTATCGACGATGACACTCTGTGGAGCATCATCCAGGATGATGTGCCCCGACTTTTGCCCCAGCTCAAGGCGCTGAAAGATGAAGTGCAGTCGTGGAACCCGGCAGATTCATGA
- a CDS encoding SDR family NAD(P)-dependent oxidoreductase, which produces MINANKRFENNHVVVTGGGSGIGRGVAFRLAREGANVTIANRDRKKGEAVEKEITDLGLSAKYIPVDVASIDSINELIENAHVTFGPIHVAVSNAGISETKPVGVEITPEDWDQVFNINAKGSFFFCKGCAQHMIDNGAKGSIITLSSVVARGVSGTTGAYSASKASIIMFTKTLAKCLSSHNIRVNCVAPGVIETDIFGLTEDKMMMERGTLSDWIVDQSIKTGDLLIRRKGQPEDVASAVAYLASDEASYITGQTLSVDGGMDWSW; this is translated from the coding sequence ATGATAAATGCCAACAAAAGATTTGAGAATAATCATGTTGTGGTCACAGGGGGTGGCAGCGGAATAGGACGAGGTGTTGCTTTTCGCCTAGCCAGAGAAGGGGCAAACGTAACTATCGCAAATAGGGACAGGAAAAAAGGTGAAGCTGTAGAGAAGGAAATAACTGATCTTGGGCTATCTGCTAAATACATCCCTGTGGATGTGGCTAGTATCGACTCGATAAACGAGCTTATCGAAAATGCACATGTAACTTTTGGGCCGATTCATGTTGCCGTATCCAATGCAGGGATAAGCGAGACTAAGCCGGTGGGTGTTGAAATAACCCCAGAAGATTGGGACCAAGTCTTTAACATAAACGCAAAAGGTTCTTTCTTTTTTTGCAAGGGTTGCGCCCAACACATGATAGATAATGGCGCTAAGGGCTCAATAATTACCCTATCATCGGTCGTTGCAAGAGGGGTGAGCGGCACTACTGGAGCATATTCCGCATCCAAAGCTTCAATAATCATGTTTACAAAGACGCTTGCTAAATGCTTGTCATCTCATAACATAAGGGTCAACTGTGTAGCGCCTGGGGTTATAGAAACAGATATATTTGGCCTTACAGAAGATAAGATGATGATGGAACGAGGCACGCTATCTGACTGGATTGTTGATCAGTCCATTAAAACTGGCGACCTTTTAATCCGAAGAAAAGGTCAGCCCGAAGACGTTGCCTCAGCAGTTGCCTATCTTGCGTCTGATGAAGCCTCATACATAACAGGCCAGACATTAAGTGTGGATGGCGGAATGGACTGGAGTTGGTAG
- a CDS encoding DUF4351 domain-containing protein, giving the protein MIFQSHCRAAMSSLIFERRMRADEADESYSQDPQVRSVFRAMAWAYRESLSRDQLEKLLEDLPSGHPLEKPLLVYLIQVHGNTIEQSDLNYAVTQNRSGERVEELTMAVAEEWRQEGRQEGRQEGRQKGRQEAKASDLLRLIERKFGSQAKRLYKERVEKASLEQLDHWFDRAIDAARVENVFAED; this is encoded by the coding sequence ATGATCTTCCAGAGCCACTGCCGGGCAGCTATGTCGAGCCTAATCTTCGAAAGACGTATGCGAGCCGATGAAGCGGACGAGTCTTACTCTCAAGACCCGCAAGTCAGATCAGTATTCCGTGCTATGGCGTGGGCATATCGCGAGAGTCTCAGCCGCGATCAGTTGGAGAAGCTGCTTGAGGATTTGCCCTCAGGTCATCCGCTGGAGAAGCCGTTACTGGTCTATCTTATCCAAGTCCATGGTAATACCATTGAGCAATCGGATCTAAACTATGCGGTGACGCAAAACCGTTCTGGTGAGCGGGTGGAGGAATTAACGATGGCAGTGGCAGAAGAGTGGAGACAAGAGGGACGTCAAGAAGGACGGCAAGAGGGGCGTCAAAAAGGGCGCCAGGAGGCTAAGGCATCAGACCTTCTTCGCCTGATTGAGCGCAAATTCGGATCTCAGGCAAAAAGGCTCTATAAAGAACGAGTGGAGAAAGCATCCCTGGAACAGCTTGATCACTGGTTTGATCGAGCCATAGATGCTGCACGAGTAGAGAACGTTTTTGCTGAAGATTAA
- a CDS encoding Rpn family recombination-promoting nuclease/putative transposase, whose translation MADHPKTPHDSLIQKLLESPQRASVVLRENMPKAVRERLADDLPEPLPGSYVEPNLRKTYASR comes from the coding sequence ATGGCTGATCATCCGAAGACTCCCCACGACTCGCTGATCCAAAAGCTCCTAGAGTCGCCGCAGCGAGCCAGTGTGGTACTTCGCGAGAATATGCCCAAAGCTGTGCGGGAGCGGCTTGCCGATGATCTTCCAGAGCCACTGCCGGGCAGCTATGTCGAGCCTAATCTTCGAAAGACGTATGCGAGCCGATGA
- a CDS encoding PAS domain-containing protein has protein sequence MENKKGSKCGCLSAKCKLDLLQQVSGIGFWEYDLCTGQVNADAQCQSLYGYDNSESERSLATDYALWREHVHPEDLSWVEEEVQAAIANGQPWRFTYRIYRSDGQLCWLHSSGHLERDDQGEPCLLIGFEQDVTAQKLQEQALEQAHERLQRAEEIVSLGHWISYPATGELIWSPMTYQLCGFPAEAEPPGWEEFIARIPEQDRHQVAEYQLQSKADTDQSQGEYRIVHPNGRVVWVREIANRWQDENGRWIIQGTIQDITEQREALERSEARRQRLEAILETIPDVALTETDLEGTIREASRSAERIFGYSREELLGSDICMLHDPAEHARVREGIARLQRTAQGYSVECELIRGTGERFQAQLSVAPLLNERGEVVGKIGACIDLSAQFADEQRLRMAQEAAGFGVWDWDLAADQVYWDEACWRMLGYDPEQQSILTFADWQKFVHPEDLERVQPIVESHLAAGSPFTIELRYRCADGSWLWVQGRGQTLRRGADGSPTYMVGTHVDVQTLKETEFALRRSELELTEAKRIARLGHWLYDIKSGDVHWSSEIYEIIGLEPAETAMDWDTFLSRVPPEDHPELYEAIERTLNRGDPYELEHHLMSVDGGRRIVQARGYAEFDAAGNPQLLRGTAQDVTEQRVLQRELAEREAHYRDLVENQPLMIERFLPDTTVTYANPALGDCLGVEPEALIGQRWLDYLPAEERENIEAHLAGFTPSHPVSQFENSMPGKNGMQLWTMWTNRAFFDEKGELSHFQSVGVDITARRRAEQAEQQLREQLETRQKELEAIFAAARSVSLIKTDLNSVIEEASTGAEVLFGYSRGELIGQHVSLLHTAEDIERLPDYVERLFKDHEPIRMETDLVYRDGSRFPALFTVHPITDGRGAMVATLGVSLDMSAQKRVEQELADTIRAKDTFLSAVSHDLRTPLNALMGFLELLDDPQISPEQRSEYMEQCRQGAQRLLGLIETLLDLARLEAGRLELRPRATELPALIDNQVAMLRSRACEKGLSLDYSIAEAVPRWVEVDDTRLGQLLSNLLSNAVKYTQQGGVELEVRTVDNTRVSFAVHDTGPGLTEQQQKEIFTAFDRGGYRGTSQGYGLGLAIVSELINLLDGELSLSSTPGQGSTFAFTIPLPRASEPSPEGESSIAAGESDAEPTASSARRPLNVLVADDEPANVMLAQALLLKLGCEVVCAQSGTEALAAWQAGDFDMLLLDLKMPDLDGDQVARSVRAEEHEQGRQPTRIVLCTAYAYSEVESLINESGCDAYLGKPLDRSALSSLLDWVASSYAK, from the coding sequence ATGGAAAATAAAAAAGGCTCCAAGTGCGGCTGCCTAAGCGCTAAGTGCAAATTGGACCTGCTCCAGCAGGTCAGTGGAATCGGCTTTTGGGAATATGACCTGTGCACCGGGCAGGTCAATGCCGATGCGCAGTGCCAGAGTCTATACGGTTATGACAATAGCGAGTCCGAGCGCAGCCTCGCTACAGACTATGCGCTTTGGCGTGAGCATGTGCATCCTGAAGACCTATCATGGGTAGAAGAGGAGGTACAAGCCGCCATAGCCAACGGACAGCCTTGGCGGTTCACATATCGGATATACCGCAGTGATGGCCAATTGTGCTGGCTGCACTCAAGTGGCCACCTCGAGCGCGACGATCAGGGTGAACCCTGTCTGCTCATTGGTTTTGAACAGGATGTTACTGCTCAAAAACTTCAGGAGCAGGCGCTAGAGCAAGCTCACGAAAGGCTGCAAAGGGCTGAAGAGATAGTCTCTTTGGGCCACTGGATCTCCTATCCTGCAACAGGAGAGCTGATCTGGTCGCCTATGACCTATCAGCTTTGCGGTTTCCCTGCCGAGGCCGAACCGCCGGGCTGGGAAGAGTTTATCGCCCGGATACCGGAGCAAGATCGCCATCAGGTAGCCGAATATCAGCTGCAGTCGAAAGCCGACACCGACCAGAGCCAGGGTGAATACCGGATAGTCCACCCGAATGGGCGCGTGGTATGGGTGCGGGAAATAGCCAATCGCTGGCAAGACGAGAACGGCCGGTGGATCATCCAGGGGACCATCCAGGATATCACTGAGCAGCGCGAGGCGTTGGAGCGTAGTGAGGCGCGCCGGCAGCGGCTTGAGGCTATCCTGGAGACGATTCCCGATGTAGCCCTAACTGAGACGGATCTTGAGGGTACGATTCGCGAGGCGAGCCGCAGCGCCGAGCGGATATTTGGCTACTCGCGTGAGGAGTTGCTCGGCAGTGATATCTGCATGCTCCACGATCCGGCTGAGCATGCGCGGGTGCGCGAAGGTATCGCTAGATTGCAGCGCACCGCTCAGGGTTACTCTGTGGAATGTGAACTGATTCGCGGCACCGGCGAGCGCTTTCAGGCGCAGCTGAGTGTCGCACCGCTACTCAATGAGCGCGGCGAGGTGGTAGGTAAAATCGGGGCCTGTATCGATTTATCGGCGCAGTTCGCCGATGAGCAGCGCCTGCGCATGGCCCAGGAGGCGGCCGGCTTCGGGGTCTGGGACTGGGATCTAGCGGCGGATCAGGTCTACTGGGATGAGGCGTGCTGGCGTATGCTCGGCTACGATCCCGAGCAGCAGAGTATTCTGACCTTTGCCGACTGGCAGAAATTCGTCCATCCCGAGGATCTAGAGCGGGTCCAACCCATCGTTGAGAGCCATTTGGCTGCAGGCAGTCCGTTCACCATCGAGCTTCGCTACCGCTGCGCCGATGGTAGCTGGCTTTGGGTGCAGGGCCGGGGGCAGACCCTGCGCCGTGGCGCCGATGGTTCACCGACCTACATGGTCGGTACCCATGTCGATGTCCAGACCCTCAAGGAGACTGAGTTCGCGCTGCGCCGTAGCGAGTTGGAACTCACTGAGGCTAAGCGCATAGCCCGACTCGGTCACTGGCTCTACGACATAAAGTCTGGGGATGTCCACTGGTCGAGCGAGATCTACGAAATTATTGGTCTGGAGCCGGCGGAAACGGCCATGGACTGGGACACCTTTCTCTCCAGAGTGCCGCCTGAAGATCACCCTGAGCTCTATGAGGCCATAGAGCGCACTCTAAACCGGGGGGATCCCTACGAGCTTGAGCACCACCTCATGAGTGTGGATGGCGGTCGGCGGATTGTGCAGGCCCGTGGCTATGCGGAGTTTGATGCAGCCGGGAATCCGCAACTTCTACGCGGTACGGCCCAGGATGTCACCGAGCAGCGGGTTCTGCAGCGCGAACTTGCCGAGCGCGAGGCGCACTACCGGGATCTGGTAGAGAACCAACCGCTGATGATTGAGCGCTTTCTGCCCGACACCACGGTCACCTACGCTAACCCTGCCCTTGGGGATTGCCTCGGTGTGGAGCCGGAGGCGCTGATTGGCCAGCGCTGGCTGGATTATTTACCTGCCGAGGAGCGTGAGAACATCGAGGCGCACTTGGCGGGCTTCACTCCGAGCCATCCGGTTAGCCAGTTCGAGAACAGCATGCCGGGCAAGAACGGTATGCAGCTCTGGACGATGTGGACTAACCGGGCCTTTTTCGATGAAAAAGGGGAGTTGAGCCATTTCCAATCGGTAGGCGTAGATATCACCGCACGCCGGCGCGCCGAGCAGGCCGAGCAGCAGCTACGCGAGCAGCTTGAGACAAGGCAAAAAGAGCTCGAGGCGATCTTCGCGGCGGCCCGCTCGGTCAGTCTCATCAAGACTGATCTCAATTCAGTCATCGAAGAGGCCAGTACTGGTGCAGAAGTACTGTTCGGTTATTCGCGCGGGGAACTTATTGGTCAGCACGTCAGCTTACTGCATACGGCAGAGGACATTGAGCGGCTTCCCGATTACGTCGAGAGATTGTTTAAGGACCATGAGCCGATCCGCATGGAGACGGATCTAGTCTATCGGGATGGTAGTCGTTTTCCCGCGCTGTTTACGGTGCACCCGATCACGGATGGTCGAGGTGCAATGGTGGCCACGCTCGGCGTCAGTCTCGATATGAGTGCCCAAAAGCGCGTTGAGCAGGAACTCGCCGACACTATACGCGCGAAAGACACCTTCCTCAGCGCCGTCAGCCACGACCTGCGCACGCCGCTAAACGCCTTGATGGGCTTTCTTGAGCTGCTCGATGATCCGCAAATTTCACCCGAGCAACGCTCTGAGTACATGGAGCAATGCCGGCAAGGAGCACAGCGGCTTCTCGGCCTGATTGAGACTCTGCTCGATCTCGCCCGTCTTGAAGCCGGTCGTTTGGAACTGCGCCCACGAGCAACCGAGTTGCCTGCACTGATAGACAACCAGGTTGCTATGCTTAGGTCCCGGGCCTGTGAGAAGGGCCTAAGTCTAGACTACAGCATAGCTGAAGCTGTCCCCAGATGGGTCGAGGTGGATGATACGCGACTCGGGCAATTGCTCTCTAATCTTCTCAGTAATGCCGTTAAATACACCCAGCAGGGCGGTGTCGAGCTTGAGGTGCGAACAGTAGACAATACCCGAGTCAGTTTTGCTGTCCACGACACCGGGCCGGGTCTAACTGAGCAGCAGCAAAAAGAGATTTTCACTGCCTTCGATCGCGGTGGCTATAGGGGCACTAGCCAAGGTTACGGGCTGGGGTTGGCGATTGTCAGCGAGTTAATCAATCTGCTTGATGGCGAGCTCTCCCTGAGTAGTACACCAGGGCAAGGCTCAACCTTTGCGTTCACCATTCCCTTGCCCAGAGCCAGTGAGCCGAGCCCTGAGGGCGAGTCTTCGATAGCGGCGGGCGAGTCTGATGCAGAGCCAACTGCGAGTTCAGCACGGCGCCCCCTAAATGTTCTTGTCGCCGATGATGAGCCGGCCAATGTGATGCTCGCTCAGGCCCTTCTGCTCAAGCTCGGTTGCGAGGTTGTTTGCGCGCAGAGTGGCACAGAGGCCCTAGCGGCTTGGCAGGCAGGGGATTTCGACATGTTGCTGCTTGATTTAAAGATGCCGGATCTTGATGGCGATCAGGTAGCCCGAAGCGTCCGCGCCGAGGAACATGAGCAGGGCAGGCAGCCTACCAGGATTGTGCTATGCACAGCCTACGCCTACAGCGAGGTTGAGTCGCTGATAAACGAGTCGGGTTGCGATGCATATCTTGGCAAGCCGCTTGATCGCAGCGCCTTGAGCAGTTTGTTGGACTGGGTGGCTAGCAGCTATGCCAAATAA
- a CDS encoding tyrosine-type recombinase/integrase, which translates to MRGKHRRDLDDPDDIPVPVSLVEILAEYRGALGLSPYPTAGERTPMIVSLYPQRDGWQPITRQRLFSICKGIFQNAAAAVAADQPEQARALESASTHWLRHTFVTHLLAHGVGIQDARDLARHRDIGSTQVYAHSEQERLAAIVEQFAEEQSQSSSDEGGGSSSAF; encoded by the coding sequence GTGCGCGGCAAGCATCGCCGCGATCTTGATGACCCTGATGATATCCCGGTGCCGGTGAGTCTTGTTGAAATCCTGGCAGAATATCGCGGGGCTCTTGGCCTATCGCCCTACCCTACCGCTGGCGAGCGCACCCCGATGATTGTAAGCCTCTATCCGCAACGCGATGGCTGGCAGCCTATCACCAGGCAGCGCCTGTTTAGCATCTGCAAGGGTATTTTCCAAAACGCAGCCGCAGCTGTGGCGGCGGATCAACCCGAACAAGCCCGAGCCCTTGAGTCCGCCTCGACCCACTGGCTGCGACATACCTTCGTTACACATCTGTTAGCGCATGGGGTTGGTATCCAGGACGCCCGGGATCTGGCCAGACACCGAGACATCGGATCAACGCAAGTGTACGCCCACAGCGAACAAGAGCGCCTTGCCGCCATTGTGGAGCAATTTGCCGAGGAGCAATCGCAGAGTTCAAGTGATGAGGGTGGTGGGTCAAGTTCTGCTTTTTGA